The following DNA comes from Cedecea neteri.
TTAGGCTCCGATGCGGGCGTGGTGAACTGGGAGCATTTGCAGGATTTTATGGCAACCACGCCTTTGCTGGCATAAAAAACGGCCCTTCGGGGCCGTTTTTCTGTTTTAGCGCCAGGCGTACAGCAGCGGCTCACCAGCCACAAAGCGCTGGAGATCGGCGGCAATCATCGCGGTGTGTTTCTGGATACTTTCTCGGGTTGCCCCGGCGATGTGGGGCGTAATGATGACGTTTTCCAGCTCGCTGATAAACGGATGCTCACGCCACAGCGGCTCCTGGTGGTAGACATCCAGCGCCGCGCCGCCGAGTGGCCCGTGACGCAAGGCTTCGATGAGATCGGCTTCCACCACCACGGAGGCGCGGGACGTATTGATAAGTTTCGCGCCCGGCTTCATGCTTTGCAGTAGGGACGCGTTGACCAGGCCGTCGCTGTGCGGCCCGCTGCTTAAATGCAGGCTGACAATGTCTGACTCGCGGAACAACGCCTCGAGTGTGGTTTTATGCAGCCCCGGCTCGTCAATATCTTCGGCGGCGACAAACGGATCCACCACCAAAATATTCATCCCAAAAGCGCGGGCAATGCGAGCCACGCGGCGGCCAATATTGCCGTAGCCAATCAGCCCCAGCGTTTTATTACGCAGCTCGCCGCCCTTGAACACTTCATAAGGACTTTCCGGGCTGACGTCCCAGACCACATCTTTGCGCAGGCCAGACTGGGTTTGCTGCTCGCTTTGGCTTTCGCGGGTAAATGCGCCGCGCTTTAGGGCAGCATGGGATTGTGGAATATGGCGCATCAGGCCGAGCATCAGGCCCAGCGTGAGTTCGGCAGCGGCATCGGCGTTGCGTCCTGGCGTGTAAAGCACGGTGATATTACGTGCCCGAGCCGCCAGAACATCAATATTTACCGGGTTGGCGCGAGTGCAGGCAATCACTTTCAGCTTAGGACAGCTGTGGATCACTTCGGCGGTGATATCGTCATAGCTGGTGACAATCACCTCGGCATCGTGGGCGAGGTCGATAATCTGTGAGGCCTGAAGTTTAGGTTTACCGATGGCCCAGCCTTCGATAATCAGTTCGCCCAATTGACTAAACGGTTCAAGGCTGCCCGCATACTCGGCGGTAAAGACGATTTTCATTGTGCATTATCCTGAGAAAGACGTTGTAAAGCCTGGTGTCTCGCCTGCCACACCGGCTGGAGCTGTTCGCGCAGCAGGCGGAACACCGGGAACAGCGCCCGATAGGCAGCATGAGCCTGAGGCTGGGGCTGATAGCGGGTTTGTTCGATAGCCGGATAGTGTTCCAGCGCGCCTACGCTTCGGGCTGCCAGCAGCGCCGCGCCCCGGGCGCTGAGCTCATTAAAGTGGCTGGAAATAACGGTGCGCCCGGTACAGTCGGCGATAATTTGCAGCCACGTAGCGGAAGCCGCGCCGCCGCCAGTGAGGTAAAGATCGCCCTCGTTGGCATAGCCCGTGAGTGAATCCACAATCGCGTAGGCCAGTC
Coding sequences within:
- a CDS encoding NAD(P)-dependent oxidoreductase — translated: MKIVFTAEYAGSLEPFSQLGELIIEGWAIGKPKLQASQIIDLAHDAEVIVTSYDDITAEVIHSCPKLKVIACTRANPVNIDVLAARARNITVLYTPGRNADAAAELTLGLMLGLMRHIPQSHAALKRGAFTRESQSEQQTQSGLRKDVVWDVSPESPYEVFKGGELRNKTLGLIGYGNIGRRVARIARAFGMNILVVDPFVAAEDIDEPGLHKTTLEALFRESDIVSLHLSSGPHSDGLVNASLLQSMKPGAKLINTSRASVVVEADLIEALRHGPLGGAALDVYHQEPLWREHPFISELENVIITPHIAGATRESIQKHTAMIAADLQRFVAGEPLLYAWR